A single Curtobacterium sp. MCJR17_020 DNA region contains:
- a CDS encoding TetR/AcrR family transcriptional regulator — translation MLVTEVTNALPGGSSLLRNEPVQARSSARLAGLLDAAAAVIDEIGFERLTTAMVAERAGASIGTVYRYFPDRIAVVDALAIRCTQRLAARFVAALDASGAETWQQACDVLIDETAELYRTEPGFRAIRFGDTADTGTGDAEDRMGALGAAVGQIMRDRFGLPENERIARAWVVLAESGHAVLARAHRDREHPDTALIAEYRTMSRAHMESVVAAG, via the coding sequence GTGCTCGTCACCGAGGTAACGAACGCTCTGCCGGGGGGATCATCACTGCTCAGGAACGAGCCGGTCCAAGCCCGCAGTTCGGCGCGCCTCGCGGGTCTGCTCGACGCTGCTGCAGCGGTGATCGACGAGATCGGGTTCGAGCGACTCACGACCGCGATGGTCGCCGAGCGGGCCGGAGCGTCCATCGGCACCGTCTACCGCTACTTCCCGGACCGCATCGCCGTGGTCGACGCGCTCGCCATCCGCTGCACGCAGCGGCTCGCAGCGCGTTTCGTCGCGGCGCTCGACGCGAGCGGCGCGGAGACCTGGCAGCAGGCCTGCGACGTGCTGATCGACGAGACCGCGGAGCTGTACCGCACCGAGCCCGGCTTCCGCGCGATCCGCTTCGGCGACACCGCGGACACCGGCACCGGTGACGCCGAGGACCGCATGGGAGCGCTCGGCGCCGCCGTCGGGCAGATCATGCGCGACCGGTTCGGGCTGCCCGAGAACGAGCGCATCGCACGGGCCTGGGTCGTGCTGGCCGAGTCCGGCCACGCCGTGCTGGCGCGGGCGCACCGCGACCGCGAGCACCCCGACACGGCGCTCATCGCCGAGTACCGCACGATGAGCCGCGCCCACATGGAGTCGGTGGTCGCCGCCGGCTGA
- a CDS encoding cytochrome c oxidase subunit 4, producing the protein MRANTNLFWILFGFFILADAAYTIWALLYYGHPEWVGTVAIGLTGIMSAFIAFYLGKVMASQGGVLPEDRPDANIEDGDAELGHFSPWSWWPILLAAAVAVCFLGVAAGLWIVPIGLALVAVTLVGWVYEYYRGNFGH; encoded by the coding sequence ATGCGCGCGAACACCAACCTGTTCTGGATCCTCTTCGGGTTCTTCATCCTCGCGGACGCCGCGTACACGATCTGGGCGCTGCTCTACTACGGCCACCCGGAGTGGGTCGGCACCGTGGCGATCGGCCTGACCGGCATCATGTCCGCGTTCATCGCCTTCTACCTCGGCAAGGTCATGGCGTCCCAGGGCGGCGTGCTGCCCGAGGACCGCCCCGACGCCAACATCGAGGACGGCGACGCCGAGCTCGGGCACTTCAGCCCGTGGTCGTGGTGGCCGATCCTGCTGGCAGCAGCGGTCGCCGTCTGCTTCCTCGGTGTCGCAGCCGGCCTGTGGATCGTCCCGATCGGACTCGCCCTGGTGGCGGTCACCCTGGTCGGCTGGGTCTACGAGTACTACCGCGGCAACTTCGGGCACTGA
- a CDS encoding ABC transporter permease encodes MIIGQAFAWVFDPTNYSGYNAIPGRLWEHIWITLLAVVIASVIAVPIGYAIGHTRRARGFSIAVSGGIRALPTLGVLSLFGLLLGIGLQAPLLALVVLAIPSVLAGAYSGIESVEPVTVDAAKAQGMTGWQILWKVEVPLGLPLLIGGFRAAVLQVVATATLAAYVGAGGLGGYFFLGLKTQDYAEMLGASILVIALAIAFEIVFAVLQRASVPKGTADPSARQRQGSRERARNPIPEGNPS; translated from the coding sequence GTGATCATCGGACAGGCCTTCGCCTGGGTCTTCGACCCCACCAACTACTCCGGGTACAACGCGATCCCCGGCCGCCTCTGGGAGCACATCTGGATCACGCTGCTCGCCGTGGTGATCGCCTCGGTGATCGCCGTGCCGATCGGGTACGCCATCGGTCACACGCGCCGCGCACGGGGCTTCTCGATCGCCGTGTCCGGCGGAATCCGCGCACTGCCGACGCTCGGCGTGCTCTCCCTGTTCGGACTCCTGCTCGGCATCGGTCTGCAGGCTCCGCTCCTGGCGCTCGTCGTGCTCGCCATCCCCTCGGTGCTGGCCGGCGCGTACTCGGGCATCGAGTCGGTCGAACCCGTGACCGTCGACGCCGCCAAGGCCCAGGGCATGACGGGCTGGCAGATCCTGTGGAAGGTCGAGGTCCCGCTCGGCCTGCCCCTGCTGATCGGCGGCTTCCGCGCAGCCGTGCTGCAGGTCGTGGCCACGGCGACGCTCGCCGCGTACGTCGGTGCCGGCGGCCTCGGCGGCTACTTCTTCCTCGGTCTGAAGACCCAGGACTACGCCGAGATGCTCGGCGCCTCCATCCTCGTGATCGCACTCGCGATCGCGTTCGAGATCGTGTTCGCCGTGCTGCAGCGGGCGTCGGTGCCCAAGGGCACCGCCGACCCGTCGGCCCGGCAGCGCCAGGGATCGCGCGAGCGAGCCCGCAATCCCATCCCGGAAGGAAATCCATCGTGA
- the ctaD gene encoding cytochrome c oxidase subunit I: MTTSFVGQPTQTASPDFQASKVGRKGNIIVRWITSTDHKTIGYMYLIASFVFFLLAGVMALVIRAQLFEPGLHVVATKEQYNQLFTMHGTIMLLMFATPLFSGFANAIMPLQIGAPDVAFPRLNGFAFWLYLFGSLIAVGGFLTPQGAASFGWFAYAPLSDTTFTPGLGGTLWVFGLGMTGFSTILGAVNFITTIITMRAPGLTMFRMSIFTWNTLVTALLVLMAFPVLATALFGLGLDRVFDAQIFNPANGGALLWQHLFWFFGHPEVYIIALPFFGIVSEVFPVFSRKPIFGYKTLVYATIAIAALSVTVWAHHMYVTGGVLLPWFSLMTMLIAVPTGVKIFNWVGTMWRGSVTFETPLLWAVGFLITFTFGGLTGVILASPPLDFHVSDSYFVVAHFHYVVFGTVVFAMFSGFYFWWPKWTGKMLNERLGKIHFWLLFIGFHTTFLIQHWLGVIGMPRRYATYLPNDGFTWMNQLSTIGSMILAISFLPFIFNVYVTARNAPKVAVNDPWGYGRSLEWATSCPPPRHNFTSIPRIRSESPAFDLNHPEAGVPIGVGPAKDAPDAPTYDAAKGEVK, from the coding sequence ATGACAACGTCTTTCGTCGGCCAACCGACCCAGACTGCTTCGCCGGACTTCCAGGCGTCGAAGGTGGGCCGGAAGGGCAACATCATCGTCCGGTGGATCACCTCCACCGACCACAAGACCATCGGGTACATGTACCTGATCGCGTCCTTCGTCTTCTTCCTGCTCGCGGGTGTGATGGCCCTGGTCATCCGTGCCCAGCTGTTCGAGCCCGGCCTGCACGTGGTCGCGACGAAGGAGCAGTACAACCAGCTCTTCACGATGCACGGCACGATCATGCTGCTGATGTTCGCGACACCGCTCTTCTCGGGCTTCGCGAACGCGATCATGCCGCTCCAGATCGGCGCTCCCGACGTCGCCTTCCCGCGACTCAACGGCTTCGCGTTCTGGCTCTACCTGTTCGGCTCGCTCATCGCGGTCGGCGGCTTCCTCACCCCGCAGGGTGCGGCCTCGTTCGGCTGGTTCGCCTACGCGCCACTGAGTGACACGACGTTCACACCAGGGCTCGGCGGCACACTCTGGGTCTTCGGACTCGGCATGACCGGCTTCTCGACGATCCTCGGCGCGGTGAACTTCATCACCACCATCATCACGATGCGCGCCCCGGGTCTGACGATGTTCCGCATGTCGATCTTCACGTGGAACACCCTCGTGACGGCGCTGCTCGTCCTGATGGCCTTCCCGGTGCTCGCCACCGCGCTGTTCGGCCTCGGGCTCGACCGGGTGTTCGACGCACAGATCTTCAACCCCGCCAACGGCGGTGCGCTGCTCTGGCAGCACCTGTTCTGGTTCTTCGGGCACCCCGAGGTGTACATCATCGCGCTGCCGTTCTTCGGCATCGTGTCCGAGGTCTTCCCGGTCTTCAGCCGCAAGCCGATCTTCGGGTACAAGACCCTCGTCTACGCGACCATCGCGATCGCGGCCCTGTCGGTCACGGTCTGGGCACACCACATGTACGTCACCGGCGGCGTCCTGCTGCCCTGGTTCTCACTCATGACGATGCTCATCGCGGTCCCGACCGGCGTGAAGATCTTCAACTGGGTCGGCACCATGTGGCGCGGCTCGGTGACCTTCGAGACCCCGCTGCTGTGGGCCGTCGGCTTCCTCATCACGTTCACGTTCGGTGGCCTCACCGGTGTGATCCTGGCGTCGCCGCCGCTCGACTTCCACGTGTCCGACTCGTACTTCGTCGTGGCGCACTTCCACTACGTGGTCTTCGGCACCGTCGTCTTCGCGATGTTCTCCGGCTTCTACTTCTGGTGGCCGAAGTGGACGGGCAAGATGCTCAACGAGCGTCTCGGCAAGATCCACTTCTGGCTCCTGTTCATCGGGTTCCACACCACGTTCCTCATCCAGCACTGGCTGGGCGTCATCGGCATGCCGCGTCGCTACGCGACCTACCTGCCGAACGACGGCTTCACCTGGATGAACCAGCTGTCGACGATCGGCTCGATGATCCTCGCGATCTCGTTCCTGCCGTTCATCTTCAACGTCTACGTGACGGCCCGGAACGCACCGAAGGTCGCCGTGAACGACCCGTGGGGCTACGGCCGCTCGCTCGAGTGGGCCACCAGCTGCCCGCCGCCCCGCCACAACTTCACGTCGATCCCGCGGATCCGTTCCGAGTCCCCGGCCTTCGACCTGAACCACCCCGAGGCAGGTGTGCCGATCGGTGTCGGCCCCGCGAAGGACGCCCCGGATGCCCCGACCTACGACGCCGCGAAGGGCGAGGTGAAGTAA
- a CDS encoding ABC transporter permease subunit — protein sequence MKWVLANLDTIRDATVAHLAIAIPPIIIAFLLSIPIGWLVVRLQRPGGSRFASGVGSGIVTFAGLLYAIPSLALFVALPGIIGTGLQSPVNVVIGLTLYGLALMVRSTVDGLTSVDSGTKSASTAMGYSSAQRFFRVELPLAGPVLLAGLRVVSVSTISLTTVGAVLGIQSLGSLFTDGLGRGIYEEIISGIVMVLVLAFVLDGILVLLGRIVMPWTRTTSVSRRRTRRVMQAAEVAS from the coding sequence GTGAAGTGGGTCCTCGCGAACCTCGACACGATCCGTGACGCCACGGTCGCGCACCTGGCCATCGCCATCCCGCCGATCATCATCGCGTTCCTGCTGTCCATCCCCATCGGCTGGCTCGTCGTCCGACTCCAGAGACCCGGCGGATCGCGGTTCGCCTCAGGTGTCGGCAGCGGCATCGTGACGTTCGCCGGACTGCTCTACGCGATCCCGTCCCTGGCGCTGTTCGTGGCACTGCCGGGCATCATCGGCACCGGGCTGCAGAGCCCGGTCAACGTCGTGATCGGGTTGACCCTGTACGGCCTCGCGCTCATGGTCCGGTCGACCGTCGACGGGCTCACCTCGGTGGACTCGGGGACGAAGTCGGCCTCGACCGCGATGGGGTACTCGTCGGCGCAGCGGTTCTTCCGCGTCGAGCTGCCGCTGGCCGGGCCGGTGCTGCTCGCCGGGCTGCGGGTGGTCTCGGTGTCCACGATCTCGCTGACCACCGTCGGCGCCGTCCTCGGCATCCAGAGCCTCGGGTCGCTGTTCACGGACGGCCTCGGCCGTGGGATCTACGAGGAGATCATCTCCGGCATCGTCATGGTCCTCGTCCTGGCGTTCGTGCTCGACGGGATCCTGGTGCTGCTCGGCCGGATCGTCATGCCGTGGACCCGGACGACCTCGGTGTCGCGCCGCCGGACCCGCCGTGTCATGCAAGCAGCGGAGGTCGCCTCGTGA
- a CDS encoding glucose-6-phosphate dehydrogenase, with protein sequence MTDKRTLIIFGATGDLASRLLLPGLGTFLQSGRAVPVQLIGTGRSARSEEQWKDIVTKSFASQDVKGPEVDATLASTQFIQGDPTDPEHLKTLLDAAEAEPILYFALPPQIASDICEALQQVELPAGTTLAFEKPFGTDVASAQALNETVLKLVPEERVHRTDHFLGRTTVLNIIGLRFANRLFEPIWNADNIEKVDIFYDETLGLENRAQYYDEAGAMVDMIQSHLLQILGIVTMDAPADIDAVEFRSSLARVLRSTELKGGDPKIASRRAVYTAGTIDGKDLPSYQDEDGVDPSRQTETLAEISVEVDTARWAGVPFTLRSGKALGTSRKEVLITFKPVTRLPSGLSGRPKTDTLRIVLNPDEIELTVSANGGGNPFEMGQVTLSSSFADGELTPYGEVLNGIFHDDPLLSIRGDVAERCWEIVEPVVKAWKADEVPLEEYRAGSRGPADWESSS encoded by the coding sequence GTGACCGACAAGCGCACCCTCATCATCTTCGGCGCGACGGGCGACCTCGCCTCCCGCCTGCTGCTGCCGGGCCTCGGCACGTTCCTGCAGAGCGGTCGAGCGGTTCCCGTCCAGCTCATCGGCACGGGCCGCAGCGCCCGCAGCGAGGAGCAGTGGAAGGACATCGTCACGAAGTCCTTCGCGTCGCAGGACGTCAAGGGACCCGAGGTCGACGCCACGCTCGCGTCGACCCAGTTCATCCAGGGCGACCCCACCGACCCGGAGCACCTCAAGACCCTGCTCGACGCGGCCGAGGCCGAGCCGATCCTCTACTTCGCCCTGCCGCCGCAGATCGCCTCCGACATCTGCGAGGCACTGCAGCAGGTCGAGCTCCCCGCTGGCACGACCCTGGCCTTCGAGAAGCCCTTCGGCACCGACGTCGCGAGCGCCCAGGCCCTCAACGAGACCGTGCTGAAGCTGGTCCCGGAAGAGCGCGTGCACCGCACCGACCACTTCCTCGGACGCACCACGGTCCTGAACATCATCGGTCTGCGCTTCGCGAACCGCCTGTTCGAGCCGATCTGGAACGCCGACAACATCGAGAAGGTCGACATCTTCTACGACGAGACCCTCGGTCTCGAGAACCGCGCCCAGTACTACGACGAGGCCGGCGCGATGGTCGACATGATCCAGTCGCACCTGCTGCAGATCCTCGGCATCGTGACGATGGACGCCCCGGCGGACATCGATGCGGTCGAGTTCCGCTCGTCCCTGGCCCGGGTGCTCCGTTCGACCGAGCTCAAGGGCGGCGACCCGAAGATCGCCTCGCGCCGTGCCGTGTACACGGCCGGCACGATCGACGGCAAAGACCTGCCGTCCTACCAGGACGAGGACGGCGTGGACCCCTCGCGCCAGACCGAGACCCTGGCCGAGATCTCGGTCGAGGTCGACACCGCCCGCTGGGCCGGCGTCCCCTTCACACTGCGCTCGGGCAAGGCCCTCGGTACCAGCCGCAAGGAGGTGCTGATCACCTTCAAGCCGGTCACCCGCCTGCCCTCCGGCCTGAGCGGTCGCCCGAAGACCGACACGCTCCGCATCGTCCTGAACCCGGACGAGATCGAACTGACCGTGTCGGCCAACGGCGGTGGCAACCCGTTCGAGATGGGCCAGGTCACCCTGTCGTCGTCCTTCGCGGACGGCGAGCTGACCCCCTACGGCGAGGTCCTGAACGGCATCTTCCACGACGACCCGCTGCTCTCGATCCGCGGCGACGTGGCCGAGCGCTGCTGGGAGATCGTCGAGCCGGTCGTCAAGGCCTGGAAGGCCGACGAGGTCCCGCTCGAGGAGTACCGCGCGGGTTCGCGCGGCCCGGCGGACTGGGAGTCGTCGTCCTGA
- a CDS encoding ATP-binding cassette domain-containing protein: MIEFRSVRKTYPDGTTAVDDFDLVIPSRTTTVFVGSSGCGKTTLLRMINRMVDPTSGSVQIDGSDVSGVDPVKLRRSIGYVMQNSGLLPHRKVVDNIATVPLLTGVSKAEARTRALELMDTVGLDRAFADRYPSQLSGGQQQRVGVARGLAVDPNILLMDEPFGAVDPLVRNDLQDELIRLQRELGKTVVFVTHDIDEAFKLGDQVVILKKGGEIAQQGTPSEILAEPADDFVANFIGVGRGRRSLRVEHTPTGPIVVDGDGRAAGVLTGPVNVVDAAAAVQADPASNQAGASLDAPGAPAQGEGTR, encoded by the coding sequence ATGATCGAGTTCCGCTCGGTACGAAAGACCTACCCGGACGGCACCACCGCGGTCGACGACTTCGACCTCGTGATCCCGTCCCGGACCACCACCGTCTTCGTCGGCTCCAGCGGCTGCGGCAAGACGACGCTGCTCCGGATGATCAACCGCATGGTCGACCCCACCTCGGGTTCCGTGCAGATCGACGGGTCCGACGTCTCCGGCGTCGACCCCGTGAAGCTCCGGCGGAGCATCGGGTACGTCATGCAGAACTCCGGTCTGCTGCCGCACCGCAAGGTCGTCGACAACATCGCGACCGTGCCCCTGCTCACCGGGGTGTCGAAGGCCGAGGCCCGCACGCGTGCGCTCGAGCTCATGGACACCGTGGGACTCGACCGGGCGTTCGCCGACCGGTACCCGTCCCAGTTGTCCGGCGGACAGCAGCAGCGCGTCGGTGTGGCTCGCGGTCTGGCCGTCGACCCGAACATCCTGCTCATGGACGAGCCCTTCGGCGCCGTCGACCCGCTGGTCCGCAACGACCTGCAGGACGAGCTCATCCGCCTGCAGCGCGAACTCGGCAAGACCGTCGTGTTCGTGACGCACGACATCGACGAGGCGTTCAAGCTCGGCGACCAGGTCGTCATCCTGAAGAAGGGCGGCGAGATCGCCCAGCAGGGCACGCCGTCCGAGATCCTGGCCGAGCCGGCGGACGACTTCGTCGCGAACTTCATCGGCGTCGGCCGCGGGCGTCGGTCGCTGCGCGTCGAGCACACGCCCACGGGCCCCATCGTCGTGGACGGCGACGGGCGTGCAGCCGGTGTCCTCACCGGACCGGTCAACGTCGTCGACGCCGCCGCAGCGGTGCAGGCCGACCCCGCATCGAACCAGGCCGGAGCGTCACTCGACGCCCCGGGTGCTCCGGCGCAGGGTGAGGGCACGCGGTGA
- a CDS encoding phosphatase domain-containing protein → MPDPTPHEPSLAEPLLHRAARIEDAVQEFREHRARSRGLVPTVVPYTGYGAPGWVRILCRVLLTRRGLASDVSYAGVRGWKSFTSVAVDHAEVTVTAGGVSHVVETDRGGVVDTIVPIDLEPGWRTVRLSAGGGRDVEADVFVVHPDTRFGLLSDIDDTVMVTSLPRPMLAAWNSFVLTEHARRPVPGMSVLYERVQAQHPGSPTVYLSTGAWNVAPTLQRFLTRNMYPSGTLLLTDWGPTHDRFFRSGQLHKQQNLRRLAKDFPDVQWLLVGDDGQHDESLYGEFAREHPENVAGVAIRQLSTSEAVLAGGRSRAQERSRDTSAPWVYAPDGAGLWSELARVGLAEADASDPA, encoded by the coding sequence ATGCCCGACCCGACGCCCCACGAGCCGTCGTTGGCCGAGCCGCTCCTGCACCGTGCGGCCCGCATCGAGGACGCCGTCCAGGAGTTCCGCGAGCACCGCGCCCGAAGCCGTGGCCTGGTCCCGACCGTCGTCCCCTACACCGGCTACGGCGCTCCCGGATGGGTCCGCATCCTCTGCCGCGTGCTGCTGACCCGCCGTGGCCTCGCCTCCGACGTCTCGTACGCCGGTGTCCGCGGGTGGAAGAGCTTCACGAGCGTCGCGGTCGACCACGCCGAGGTCACCGTCACCGCCGGAGGGGTCTCGCACGTCGTCGAGACCGACCGTGGCGGGGTCGTCGACACCATCGTGCCGATCGACCTCGAGCCGGGCTGGCGCACCGTCCGCTTGTCGGCCGGCGGCGGGCGCGACGTCGAGGCGGACGTGTTCGTCGTGCACCCCGACACCCGCTTCGGGCTGCTGTCCGACATCGACGACACCGTCATGGTGACCTCGCTCCCCCGTCCGATGCTGGCGGCGTGGAACTCCTTCGTCCTCACCGAGCACGCCCGCCGCCCCGTGCCGGGCATGTCCGTGCTGTACGAACGCGTGCAGGCGCAGCACCCCGGTTCCCCGACCGTGTACCTGTCCACCGGTGCCTGGAACGTCGCGCCGACCCTGCAGCGCTTCCTGACCCGCAACATGTACCCGTCCGGCACGCTCCTGCTCACCGACTGGGGCCCCACGCACGACCGGTTCTTCCGGAGTGGGCAGCTGCACAAGCAGCAGAACCTGCGGCGTCTGGCGAAGGACTTCCCGGACGTGCAGTGGCTGCTCGTCGGCGACGACGGCCAGCACGACGAGTCGCTGTACGGCGAGTTCGCCCGCGAGCACCCGGAGAACGTCGCGGGCGTCGCCATCCGGCAGCTGTCCACGAGCGAGGCGGTCCTGGCCGGCGGACGCTCCCGGGCGCAGGAACGTTCCCGCGACACCTCGGCGCCGTGGGTCTACGCACCCGACGGTGCCGGGCTCTGGTCCGAACTCGCGCGGGTCGGGCTCGCCGAGGCAGACGCCTCCGACCCGGCCTGA
- a CDS encoding glycoside hydrolase family 15 protein, giving the protein MSTDTDRTADTERAPAPPATPPNLIEDHAVIGDTSTAALVGRDGTIDWACLPRFDSAATFASLLGTEDHGHWTLRPSDPAATAHRKYHGDTLVLSTVWTTADGVVEVTEFMPVGAHRPSIVRRVRGLSGTVEVQQTLRIRFDYALALPWVRQIGGDEDPALLATAGPGSVIVRGPRFRASDHRHTATAIIHDGDVLDTVLTWYPSHREPPEPVDVDAELRSTVTWWTDWMATARTEGRYADAARRSLLLLRAMTHGETGGVVAAVTSSLPEDPGGERNWDYRYVWLRDASLALASLIAHGYRDEAAHWRGWLLRAIAGDPADVQIMYGIAGERELPERELLHLPGYAGSTPVRVGNGAYTQYQGDVFGEVLAALHDARELGVEENADSWALQRALLGYVEEHWQEPDNGIWEMRGPRRHFTHSRAMIWAAFDRGVAAVEEFGLEGPVDRWRTLRDQVRAEIEEHGWNAARGSYRQHYDTDEVDASLLVLPQIGYVSAHDARMTGTVAAIEQDLSTGSDGLVLRYRTSSGFDGLTGAEHPFLACSFWLVEQYAASGRIDDAERLMDVLVGYANDVGMLSEEIDVATGHHVGNTPQVLSHLTLVSASDAIARARGASTGHRTRLPVHDGGTRSWTGEGERAGTPA; this is encoded by the coding sequence ATGAGCACCGACACGGACCGGACCGCCGACACCGAGCGAGCACCCGCGCCCCCCGCGACTCCCCCGAACCTGATCGAGGACCACGCCGTCATCGGCGACACCTCGACCGCCGCACTCGTCGGCCGCGACGGCACGATCGACTGGGCGTGCCTGCCGCGCTTCGACAGCGCCGCCACGTTCGCCTCGCTGCTCGGCACCGAGGACCACGGGCACTGGACGCTCCGACCGAGCGACCCCGCGGCGACGGCGCACCGGAAGTACCACGGCGACACGCTCGTCCTGTCGACGGTGTGGACCACGGCGGACGGGGTCGTCGAGGTGACCGAGTTCATGCCCGTCGGCGCGCACCGGCCGTCCATCGTCCGCCGTGTCCGCGGACTGAGCGGCACGGTCGAGGTGCAGCAGACCCTGCGGATCCGGTTCGACTACGCCCTCGCGCTGCCGTGGGTACGACAGATCGGCGGCGACGAGGACCCGGCACTCCTCGCCACCGCCGGCCCCGGGTCGGTCATCGTGCGCGGCCCGCGCTTCCGGGCCTCCGACCACCGGCACACGGCCACCGCGATCATCCACGACGGTGACGTGCTCGACACCGTGCTCACCTGGTACCCCTCGCACCGGGAACCCCCGGAGCCCGTCGACGTCGACGCCGAGCTCCGCAGCACCGTGACGTGGTGGACGGACTGGATGGCGACGGCGCGCACCGAGGGTCGCTACGCCGACGCCGCCCGCCGCTCCCTCCTGCTGCTCCGCGCGATGACCCACGGCGAGACCGGCGGCGTGGTGGCCGCCGTGACCTCGAGCCTGCCGGAGGACCCGGGCGGCGAACGCAACTGGGACTACCGCTACGTGTGGCTCCGCGACGCCTCCCTCGCCCTCGCCTCGCTCATCGCGCACGGCTACCGCGACGAGGCGGCGCACTGGCGCGGCTGGCTGCTCCGCGCCATCGCGGGTGACCCGGCCGACGTGCAGATCATGTACGGCATCGCCGGGGAGCGCGAACTGCCGGAACGGGAGCTCCTGCACCTGCCCGGGTACGCCGGCTCGACGCCCGTCCGGGTCGGCAACGGCGCGTACACGCAGTACCAGGGCGATGTGTTCGGCGAGGTCCTGGCAGCCCTGCACGACGCCCGCGAGCTCGGGGTCGAGGAGAACGCCGACTCGTGGGCCCTGCAACGCGCCCTGCTCGGCTACGTCGAGGAGCACTGGCAGGAGCCCGACAACGGCATCTGGGAGATGCGCGGTCCGCGACGGCACTTCACGCACTCGCGCGCGATGATCTGGGCCGCGTTCGACCGTGGGGTCGCCGCGGTCGAGGAGTTCGGTCTCGAAGGGCCAGTCGACCGCTGGCGCACCCTGCGCGACCAGGTCCGGGCCGAGATCGAGGAGCACGGCTGGAACGCTGCGCGCGGCAGCTACCGGCAGCACTACGACACCGACGAGGTCGACGCGAGCCTGCTCGTCCTGCCGCAGATCGGGTACGTCTCCGCGCACGACGCCCGCATGACCGGCACCGTCGCCGCCATCGAGCAGGACCTGTCCACCGGCTCCGACGGCCTCGTGCTGCGGTACCGGACGTCGTCGGGGTTCGACGGGCTCACCGGCGCGGAGCACCCGTTCCTGGCGTGCTCGTTCTGGCTCGTCGAGCAGTACGCGGCATCAGGCCGGATCGACGACGCCGAGCGCCTCATGGACGTGCTCGTCGGGTACGCCAACGACGTCGGCATGCTCTCCGAGGAGATCGACGTCGCCACCGGGCACCACGTCGGCAACACCCCGCAGGTGCTGTCGCACCTGACGCTCGTGTCCGCGTCGGACGCCATCGCGCGGGCGCGTGGTGCGTCGACCGGGCACCGCACGCGGCTGCCCGTCCACGACGGTGGCACCCGCTCGTGGACCGGCGAGGGCGAGCGCGCCGGCACCCCCGCCTGA
- the coxB gene encoding cytochrome c oxidase subunit II has protein sequence MRSNRRIRWAAVPVAVGLVIALAGCTQQQMNGWLPGTEETKDVTNHTSRIVGLWTTSWVVLLAVGLIVWGLIIWAAIVYRRRKGQTGLPVQMRYNMPLEIFYTIVPLILVLGFFAFTAKDQAAIEKPFDDPDATVHVYGKRWAWDFNYINKDNPEDSVYYQGIQAQEEENAKGAIDESQLPTLYLPQGKKVAIELSSRDVDHSFWIIDFLYKKDMLPGKTNWEYFIPEKLGTYQGKCAELCGEYHSLMLFQVKVVTPAQYQDYLDTLKDQGKVGLLGDEYNTNTNEPNNKAPVEASSENK, from the coding sequence GCCGTCCCGGTGGCCGTCGGTCTGGTCATCGCACTGGCTGGCTGCACGCAGCAGCAGATGAACGGATGGCTCCCCGGCACGGAGGAGACGAAGGACGTCACCAACCACACGAGCCGCATCGTCGGCCTGTGGACCACCAGCTGGGTGGTGCTCCTCGCCGTCGGTCTCATCGTCTGGGGCCTGATCATCTGGGCCGCCATCGTGTACCGCCGCCGGAAGGGCCAGACCGGCCTGCCCGTGCAGATGCGCTACAACATGCCGCTCGAGATCTTCTACACGATCGTGCCGCTCATCCTGGTGCTGGGCTTCTTCGCCTTCACCGCGAAGGACCAGGCCGCGATCGAGAAGCCGTTCGACGACCCCGACGCCACCGTGCACGTGTACGGCAAGCGCTGGGCGTGGGACTTCAACTACATCAACAAGGACAACCCCGAGGACAGCGTCTACTACCAGGGCATCCAGGCCCAGGAAGAAGAGAACGCCAAGGGCGCCATCGACGAGTCGCAGCTGCCGACCCTCTACCTGCCGCAGGGCAAGAAGGTCGCGATCGAGCTGTCCTCGCGCGACGTCGACCACTCCTTCTGGATCATCGACTTCCTGTACAAGAAGGACATGCTCCCGGGCAAGACCAACTGGGAGTACTTCATCCCGGAGAAGCTCGGGACGTACCAGGGCAAGTGCGCGGAGCTCTGCGGTGAGTACCACTCGCTGATGCTCTTCCAGGTGAAGGTCGTCACGCCGGCGCAGTACCAGGACTACCTCGACACCCTGAAGGACCAGGGCAAGGTCGGGCTCCTCGGCGACGAGTACAACACCAACACGAACGAACCGAACAACAAGGCGCCGGTCGAGGCGTCCAGCGAGAACAAGTAG